Below is a genomic region from Halogeometricum sp. S1BR25-6.
CATCGACCTGTTCGGGTCCGAATCGGTCAAAGAGGAGTTCCTCCCGGCCGTGACGGCGGGGGAGAGCTTCGTCTCCATCGCCATCTCGGAACCCGAGGCCGGGTCGGACGTGGGGTCGATGGCGACGGAGGTAACCGAGAAGGACGGCGAGTTGGTCTGCAACGGCGAGAAGACGTGGGTCGGCGGCGTCCCGTTCGGCGACGCGGCGGTGACGTGGGTCCGGTTCCCGGAGGGACTGGGCTCGGTCGTCATCCCATACGACGACCCCGGCGTCGAGATAGAGGAGGTGTACACGAACATGGCCGGCTACTCCCAGACGCGATTCACCATCGACGACGTGGTCGTCCCGGAGACGCACGTTCTGACCCGCGGGCAGGAGGCGTTCAAAGAGCAACTCGTGTCGCTCAACTGGGAGCGACTGGGTAGTTCGATTCTCACCGTCGCGTGGGCCGAAGCGGCGCTGGAGCGGGCGCTGTCGTACGCGAGCGAGCGAGAGCAGTTCGGACAGACGATAGACGACTTTCAGGGAATCGAGTGGAAACTCGCCGAGATGTACCGCGAAGTCGAAACCGCCGCCTCGCTGGCGTACGCCTCCGCGGCGGGAGCGGAGGGCCACGAGAGCGCGCCGCCGCGCCTCCAAACCTCGACGGCGAAGCTCCACTGTTCGCAGGTGGCCGAGGACGTCGTCAGCGAGGCCGTCCAAATCGTCGGCGCTCGGGCGTACCAGCAGGGCCACCCGTTGGAGTATCTCTACCGGTTCGCCCGGAGCAGACGCATCGCCGCGGGCACCGACGAGATGCAGTTGAATACCATCGCTCGCGCGCTCAAAGAGCGCGGGCTTCCGGCCGTCTCCGACCGGTAGTCGACGCCCGATAGCCGACCGTCGCGGCCCTCGCCGATTGCCGTCGGGTCCGTTCGGTCTTCGACCTCACTCCCCCGACGACGACTTCCCGCTCGCTTCGCTCGCGGGAATCCCGTTAGCTCCGACGACCGCGGTCAGTCGTCGTACGAACGGTCGAACTCGGGTTCCCGGCCCTCGTTGAACGCGGCCACGGCCTCCTGGTGTTCGGCGTCGACGACGCAGTCCCACTGGTACTCGGCCGCCTTCCGACAGTACTCCTCGAAGCTCTGCTGCGGGTCGACGAGTCGGTTCGTATGTCGGACGGCGGTCGCGGGCT
It encodes:
- a CDS encoding acyl-CoA dehydrogenase family protein — protein: MATLTTAQREFAERAESVAAEFADDAYTWHGDVPWENLERLSEADLYCPSISEAYGGQGLSDLTAMLLTEAVGRECPDTGWFTYMQSMVAPRAIDLFGSESVKEEFLPAVTAGESFVSIAISEPEAGSDVGSMATEVTEKDGELVCNGEKTWVGGVPFGDAAVTWVRFPEGLGSVVIPYDDPGVEIEEVYTNMAGYSQTRFTIDDVVVPETHVLTRGQEAFKEQLVSLNWERLGSSILTVAWAEAALERALSYASEREQFGQTIDDFQGIEWKLAEMYREVETAASLAYASAAGAEGHESAPPRLQTSTAKLHCSQVAEDVVSEAVQIVGARAYQQGHPLEYLYRFARSRRIAAGTDEMQLNTIARALKERGLPAVSDR